A region from the Lutra lutra chromosome 1, mLutLut1.2, whole genome shotgun sequence genome encodes:
- the USE1 gene encoding vesicle transport protein USE1 — protein MRALPPFSKMAPAEGAGYRREMMAASRLELNLVRLLCRCEAMAAEKRDPEEWRLEKYVGALEDMLQALKAQPSKPASEVINEYSRKVDFLKGMLQAEKLTSASEKALANQFLAPGRVPTTARERVPATKTVHLQSRARYTSEMRSELLGTDSAGEPQLDVRKRVGVTGPRPGDEKQSAAELDLVLQRHQNLQEKLAEEMLGLARSLKTNTLAAQSVIKKDNQTLSHSLKMADQNLEKLKTESERLEQHTQKSVNWLLWAMLIVVCFIFISMILFIRIMPKLK, from the exons ATGAGGGCACTTCCGCCCTTTTCCAAGATGGCGCCAGCGGAAGGGGCAGGATACCGCCGAGAGATGATGGCAGCGTCGAGGCTGGAGCTGAACCTGGTGCGGTTGCTGTGCCGCTGCGAGGCGATGGCAGCGGAGAAGCGGGACCCGGAGGAGTGGCGTCTGGAGAAG tATGTGGGAGCCCTCGAGGACATGCTGCAGGCTCTGAAAGCCCAGCCAAG CAAACCAGCCTCCGAGGTGATCAATGAATATTCCCGCAAGGTAGATTTCCTGAAGGGGATGCTGCAGGCAGAGAAGCTG acctctgcctcagagaaAGCACTCGCCAACCAGTTTCTGGCCCCCGGCCGGGTACCAACCACAGCCAGGGAGCGGGTACCCGCCACGAAGACGGTGCACCTGCAGTCGCGGGCTCGGTACACCAGCGAAATGAGGAGTGAGCTGCTAGGCACG GACTCTGCTGGAG AGCCCCAGCTGGATGTGAGGAAGAGAGT CGGGGTGACAGGGCCCAGACCAGGGGATGAGAAGCAGTCGGCAGCCGAGCTAGACCTTGTCCTGCAGCGACATCAGAACCTCCAGGAGAAGCTGGCAGAGGAGATGCTAGGCCTGGCCCGAAGCCTCAAGACCAACACACTGGCTGCTCAGAGCGTCATCAAGAAGGACAACCAG ACCCTGTCACACTCCCTCAAGATGGCCGACCAGAACCTGGAGAAGCTGAAGACTGAGTCGGAGCGGCTGGAGCAGCACACACAGAAGTCGGTCAACTGGCTGCTCTGGGCCATGCTTATCGTCGTCTGCTTCATCTTCATCAGCATGATCCTCTTCATCCGCATAATGCCCAAACTCAAATAA